The Sedimentibacter sp. zth1 DNA segment TTATGATGAAGCACACACAGTTTTGGCTTCACAACTATTAAATGAACAATTTGCATTAAAAGCAGGGCTAAAAGAAGAACAAATGGGATTAGGTCATGCATTTGAGATGGATCCAAAAATAGAAAATGGATTCTTATATGAATTATCTCAAGCTTTAATGGCAAGGGAAATATTCCCTGACGCACCTTTAAAATATATGCCACCAACTAAATTTATGACAGGTAATATATTTAGAGGACACTTACAAGATGCATTATTTAATATCATCTCAATTTGGAGCAAACAAGGAATTCAATTATTAGGAATGCCAACAGAGGCAATTCATACACCACACTTACAAGATAGATACCTTTCAATAGAAAATGCTGAATATATTTTCAATAACTGTAGAAATCTTGGTGATGAAATAGAATACAAAAAAGACGGTATAATTCAAAAAAGAGCACAAGAAGTATTGGCAAGTGCAGAAGAATTATTAAAAGATATAGAAAGAGAAGGAATATTCAGTACAATAGAGCAAGGTAAATTTGGTGGAGTTAAACGACCATTTACCGGAGGAAAGGGATTATCTGGAGTAACTGAAAAAGATGAAAAATATTTCAATCCATTTATTGAGTTAATGCTTGGAGGTGAAAGGTAATGAGTCAAGATCAAAATGTTGATTTAACAAAAATAAAACCATATGGTGATACTTTAAATGACGGAATGGTTCAAATGAGCTTTACATTGCCAGTTCCGTACGGTGATGAAGCAAGTGAAGCTGCAAAGCAATTAGCATCAAAAATGGGCTTTGAAAATCCAGCAGTAGTATATTCACAGGACTTAGGTATTGGATATACATACTTCGTAATGTATGGTAAATGTTCTCACACTGTTGACTATACTACAATAGAAGTTCCAAAGGTTGATATGGAATTTATGAGTATGGAAGAAGTAGAAGATTTTATAGCAGAAAACATAAAAAGAGATGTAGTAGTAGTAGGAGCATGTACAGGAACAGATGCTCACACAGTTGGTATAGATGCTATCATGAACATGAAAGGATTTGACCATCACTTTGGACTTGAAAGATACAAAGGAATGAAAGCATATAACTTAGGCAGTCAAG contains these protein-coding regions:
- a CDS encoding OAM dimerization domain-containing protein produces the protein MSQDQNVDLTKIKPYGDTLNDGMVQMSFTLPVPYGDEASEAAKQLASKMGFENPAVVYSQDLGIGYTYFVMYGKCSHTVDYTTIEVPKVDMEFMSMEEVEDFIAENIKRDVVVVGACTGTDAHTVGIDAIMNMKGFDHHFGLERYKGMKAYNLGSQVSNEELIAKAVELHADAILVSQVVTQKDVHIPNLTQLVEMLEAEGLREKLVLVAGGPRISHELAQELGYDAGFGTGSYANYVATFIVNQIVDRKLI